Proteins co-encoded in one Terriglobales bacterium genomic window:
- a CDS encoding multidrug efflux RND transporter permease subunit: protein MFVDFFIRRPIFATVCALLIILAGAVSVPTLPVAQFPTLAPPQVSVSSFYNGASAQTVESAVTTPLEEQINGVEGMKYMTSTSGNDGSSNITVTFDLNRSVDLAAVDIENRVNIAQGRLPGQVRTNGVIITKSSSNFVFAAAFYSDDKRYDNLFISNYLDVYVRDALKRVPGVADVFIFGERRYSMRLWLDPVRMASRGLTATDVVNALEEQNVPVAAGQVGQQPAPPTQAYQISVRAVGRLTDPGQFDNLILKTAPDGTLVRLRDVGHAELGAEDYGGRLDYNGREAMGVGVTQLSNANALEVDRAALAELQRLSKSFPPGLKYQVAFDTTDVVGESIADVLITLGEAIGLVILVIFLFLEDWRSTLIPAATIPVSLVGTFTFVKLLGFSINTLTLFGITLATGLVVDDAIVVIENIQRHISEGEKDPYRAASAAMKEVTGAVIATSLVLVSVFVPVAFFPGTTGILFRQFALTIAFSISISAFNALTLTPALSALLLGRAHAHGAFFSAVDRLVKSTTEAYRASLRRILEHKGVALVLFFLGLGAAYLVYTRVPKGFVPAEDQGYFIIQVQAPQGASLQYTAKIEEQVTAALSREKDIIGIFAVSGFSFGGSAPNRGLVFATLQSFGKRKSEEHSADAIIQRLRGPLSKIVGADVVAFSPPAVQGLGEFGGFQYVLEDRTGHDPQQLAKVAQGLIGRSRQRPEIAVLFTSFTANDPQFVVTLEREKAKAMHVPLSQIADALQVYMGSEYVNDFDFNNRAYRVYVQADPRFRSSPQDIRQYYVRSDTGEMVPLDNLVKVAEDTTPQVISHYNLFRSAELDGAAGPGYSSGQAIAAMEDLSRKTLPPGFSFEWTGLSLEELQSGGQAALLFGLGLLVVYLTLAAQYESFSLPFIILLAVPMALLGAVGAQWLRGLENDVYCQIGLVMLIGLASKNAILIVEFAEQLREKRGLSTLEAAIEAARIRLRPILMTSFAFILGVVPLVIASGAGKAGRHSVGTTVFGGMIASTLLNLFFIPVLYLVVKGLTGKVRPHRFSPPE from the coding sequence TCTGCGCCTTGCTGATCATCCTGGCGGGGGCGGTGTCGGTGCCCACGCTGCCGGTGGCGCAGTTTCCCACCCTGGCGCCGCCGCAGGTCTCGGTGAGCAGCTTCTACAACGGGGCCAGCGCGCAGACGGTGGAGTCGGCGGTGACTACCCCGCTGGAAGAGCAGATCAACGGGGTCGAGGGCATGAAGTACATGACCTCGACCAGCGGCAACGACGGCTCCAGCAACATCACCGTGACCTTCGACCTCAACCGCAGCGTTGACCTGGCGGCGGTGGACATCGAGAACCGGGTCAACATCGCGCAGGGGCGGCTGCCCGGGCAGGTGCGCACCAACGGCGTCATCATCACCAAGAGCTCCAGCAACTTCGTCTTCGCCGCCGCTTTCTATTCGGACGACAAGCGCTACGACAACCTGTTCATCTCGAACTACCTGGACGTGTACGTGCGCGACGCGCTCAAGCGTGTGCCGGGAGTGGCCGACGTCTTCATCTTCGGGGAACGGCGGTACTCGATGCGGCTGTGGCTGGACCCGGTGCGCATGGCCAGCCGCGGGCTGACCGCCACCGACGTGGTCAATGCGCTGGAAGAGCAGAACGTGCCGGTGGCGGCGGGGCAGGTGGGGCAGCAGCCGGCGCCCCCGACCCAGGCCTACCAGATCAGCGTGCGCGCGGTGGGGCGGCTCACCGATCCCGGGCAGTTCGACAACCTCATCCTCAAGACCGCGCCTGACGGCACCCTGGTGCGGCTGCGCGACGTCGGCCACGCCGAACTGGGCGCCGAGGACTATGGCGGCCGGCTGGACTACAACGGACGCGAGGCCATGGGCGTGGGCGTCACTCAGCTCTCCAACGCCAACGCCCTGGAGGTGGACCGGGCGGCCCTGGCGGAGCTACAGCGCCTCTCCAAGAGCTTTCCCCCGGGCCTGAAGTACCAGGTCGCCTTCGACACCACCGACGTCGTGGGGGAATCCATCGCCGATGTGCTCATCACCCTGGGCGAGGCCATCGGGCTGGTGATCCTGGTGATCTTCCTCTTCCTGGAGGACTGGCGCAGCACGCTCATCCCGGCGGCCACCATTCCGGTGTCGCTGGTGGGGACCTTCACCTTCGTCAAGCTGCTGGGCTTCTCCATCAATACTCTGACGCTGTTCGGCATCACCCTGGCCACGGGGCTGGTGGTGGACGACGCCATCGTGGTCATCGAGAACATTCAGCGGCACATCAGCGAGGGGGAGAAGGACCCGTACCGGGCGGCCTCGGCGGCCATGAAAGAGGTGACGGGAGCGGTGATCGCGACCTCGCTGGTGCTGGTGTCGGTGTTCGTGCCGGTGGCCTTCTTCCCCGGGACCACCGGCATCCTCTTCCGGCAGTTTGCGCTGACCATCGCCTTCTCCATCTCCATCTCCGCCTTCAACGCGCTCACGCTGACGCCGGCGCTCTCGGCGCTGCTGCTGGGGCGGGCCCACGCGCACGGCGCCTTCTTTTCGGCTGTCGATCGGCTGGTGAAGAGCACTACCGAGGCCTACCGCGCCTCGCTGCGGCGCATCCTCGAGCACAAGGGCGTGGCGCTGGTGCTCTTCTTCCTGGGGCTGGGAGCGGCCTACCTGGTCTACACGCGGGTGCCCAAGGGCTTCGTCCCGGCGGAAGACCAGGGCTACTTCATCATCCAGGTGCAGGCGCCGCAGGGCGCGTCGCTGCAGTACACCGCGAAGATCGAAGAGCAGGTGACGGCAGCGCTGAGCCGGGAAAAAGACATTATCGGCATCTTCGCGGTGAGCGGCTTCAGCTTCGGAGGCAGCGCCCCCAACCGCGGGCTGGTCTTCGCTACCCTGCAGTCGTTCGGAAAGCGCAAGAGCGAAGAGCACTCGGCGGACGCCATCATCCAGCGGCTGCGCGGCCCGCTCTCCAAGATCGTGGGCGCCGACGTGGTGGCCTTCTCACCGCCGGCGGTGCAAGGGCTGGGCGAGTTCGGAGGCTTCCAGTACGTGCTGGAGGACCGCACCGGGCACGATCCGCAGCAACTGGCCAAGGTCGCACAGGGGCTGATCGGACGGAGCCGCCAGCGCCCCGAGATCGCGGTGCTGTTCACCAGTTTCACCGCCAACGATCCCCAGTTCGTGGTGACCCTGGAGCGGGAGAAGGCCAAGGCCATGCACGTGCCCCTGAGCCAGATCGCCGATGCGCTGCAGGTCTATATGGGCTCGGAGTACGTCAACGACTTCGACTTCAACAACCGCGCCTACCGGGTGTACGTGCAGGCCGACCCGCGCTTCCGCTCCAGCCCCCAGGACATCCGCCAGTACTACGTCCGCTCCGACACCGGCGAGATGGTCCCGCTGGACAACCTGGTAAAGGTCGCGGAGGACACCACGCCGCAAGTCATCAGCCACTACAACCTGTTCCGCTCGGCGGAGCTGGACGGAGCGGCCGGGCCGGGCTACAGCTCGGGCCAGGCCATCGCTGCCATGGAAGACCTGAGCCGGAAGACGCTGCCCCCGGGCTTCAGCTTCGAGTGGACGGGACTGTCGCTGGAGGAACTGCAGTCGGGCGGGCAGGCGGCCCTGCTCTTCGGCCTGGGCCTGCTGGTGGTCTACCTGACGCTGGCGGCGCAGTACGAGAGCTTCTCGCTGCCCTTCATCATTCTGCTGGCTGTGCCCATGGCGCTGCTGGGAGCGGTGGGCGCGCAGTGGCTGCGCGGGCTGGAAAACGACGTCTACTGCCAGATCGGGCTGGTGATGCTGATCGGGCTGGCCAGCAAGAACGCCATCCTGATCGTGGAGTTCGCCGAGCAGTTGCGCGAGAAGCGCGGGCTCTCGACCCTGGAGGCGGCGATCGAGGCCGCCCGCATCCGCCTAAGACCCATCCTCATGACCTCCTTCGCCTTCATCCTGGGAGTCGTGCCGCTGGTCATTGCCTCGGGCGCGGGCAAGGCGGGGCGGCACTCGGTGGGCACCACCGTCTTCGGTGGCATGATCGCGTCCACCCTGCTCAACCTGTTCTTCATCCCTGTGCTCTACCTAGTGGTCAAGGGGCTGACCGGCAAGGTGCGGCCGCACCGCTTCTCCCCACCCGAGTAA
- a CDS encoding zinc ribbon domain-containing protein, which produces MFCEGCGAPLQAGQKFCPSCGRQLGMAIVTPVAPGRVERHLNLLAILWMAAAAVHLLGAGMLYVLGHTLMMRVGQMAGPPVGPEFFLGLFTVLAVYLLLKAIASFMAGWGLLQKQPWARTLTLVLGFLELLHVPLGTALGIYTLWVLLAPNAGQEYRELQRAHAA; this is translated from the coding sequence ATGTTCTGTGAAGGATGTGGCGCCCCCTTGCAGGCGGGCCAGAAGTTCTGTCCTTCGTGCGGACGCCAGTTGGGCATGGCCATCGTCACCCCGGTCGCTCCCGGCCGCGTGGAACGCCACCTTAACCTCCTGGCCATCCTCTGGATGGCGGCAGCGGCCGTTCACCTGCTGGGCGCCGGCATGCTCTACGTCCTGGGCCACACGTTGATGATGAGGGTGGGCCAGATGGCGGGGCCACCGGTAGGGCCGGAGTTCTTTCTGGGCCTGTTCACCGTCCTGGCGGTCTACCTGCTGCTGAAGGCCATCGCCAGCTTCATGGCAGGTTGGGGACTCCTGCAGAAGCAGCCCTGGGCCCGCACCCTGACCCTGGTACTCGGCTTCCTCGAATTGCTGCACGTGCCGCTGGGCACCGCCCTGGGAATCTATACCCTGTGGGTGCTGCTCGCGCCCAACGCCGGCCAGGAGTATCGCGAGTTGCAGCGCGCTCACGCAGCCTAG
- a CDS encoding MGMT family protein — translation MKMLERLRAQVRRIPRGRVATYGEVARAAGFPGAARQVAWALHASRGLPWQRVVGSGGRILLRGEAGLEQRLRLEAEGVRFQGARVPMKQYGHSFSRRRR, via the coding sequence ATGAAAATGCTGGAGCGGCTGCGAGCCCAGGTGCGCCGGATCCCGCGGGGACGGGTGGCCACTTACGGCGAGGTGGCGCGGGCGGCCGGATTCCCGGGGGCGGCGCGGCAGGTGGCCTGGGCGCTGCACGCTTCCCGCGGGCTGCCCTGGCAGCGGGTGGTGGGATCCGGCGGACGCATCCTGCTGCGTGGCGAGGCCGGGCTGGAGCAGCGGCTGCGGCTGGAGGCCGAGGGCGTGCGCTTCCAAGGGGCGCGCGTCCCCATGAAGCAGTACGGGCACAGCTTTTCCCGCAGGCGGCGCTGA
- the mscL gene encoding large conductance mechanosensitive channel protein MscL, whose amino-acid sequence MINQSQDRFSLAGMPINISSPGAVLKVGGPKFLRDFKEFALRGSVLDMAVGIVLGVAFGRIVTSFVDDILMPPLGLLLGHVDASNLFLSLTGKHFDTLAAAKAAAAPTLNYGVFLNNIFNFLLVAFAIFLLVRQVNRFRRLQEAPAPTTKECPYCLSSIPLKATRCAQCTSELGAPPASAG is encoded by the coding sequence GTGATCAATCAATCGCAGGACAGGTTTTCACTTGCCGGGATGCCCATCAACATCAGCAGCCCCGGCGCGGTACTCAAGGTGGGAGGCCCCAAGTTCCTTCGCGACTTCAAGGAGTTCGCGCTGCGCGGCAGCGTGCTCGACATGGCGGTGGGCATCGTGCTGGGCGTGGCCTTCGGACGCATCGTGACCTCGTTCGTGGACGACATCCTCATGCCGCCCCTGGGCCTGCTGCTCGGCCACGTGGATGCCAGCAACCTCTTCCTCAGTCTCACCGGCAAGCACTTCGACACGCTGGCCGCGGCCAAGGCGGCCGCCGCCCCCACGCTCAACTACGGCGTCTTCCTCAACAACATCTTCAATTTTCTGCTGGTGGCGTTCGCCATCTTCCTGCTGGTGCGGCAGGTGAACCGCTTCCGGCGCCTGCAGGAGGCGCCGGCGCCGACCACCAAGGAGTGCCCTTACTGCCTGTCGAGCATCCCGCTGAAGGCCACGCGCTGCGCTCAGTGCACCTCGGAGTTGGGAGCGCCGCCCGCGTCCGCCGGGTAG